One Sporosarcina sp. FSL W8-0480 genomic window, CACACGAAAAACGTGACCTTCTCTTCCTCTACTTCCTTCACAGTCTCGACTTCCTTATCTGGAAAACAGACTCTCGGGAACAATGAACACCACCAGTTATCCCCACGACCGCTGCCGATCGTTAAGATGTAGGCATCATACGGGGCTTGCGGAGTGATGAATAGACCTGAACGCTTCGGAGGAAACAGGGCTGCCTTCCTTTCAAGCGTCACTTCTTGGCCACCTGCGATTCTGCTCGCGATGTGGATAATTGACTCTTCAATTGCTTCCAAGTTATCCACAATCTCCGTTTTCGACGCTGATTGAGAGATGGCTTTGTGGATAAGCGGTTCGATTTCTTGTTGGATTGCCAACTTCAATTGTTGGTCATTAGGTGTATTTGAATTTGCAAGGATGCGGAATCTAAATGATTCCTCTTGCTCGACTTTACCTGTGAATAACATTAATGCGGACTGAATAACGAATAGCACTAAAATGAACTCGAGAACAAGCATAAGCTTTCCAGTCCGTCTTGTAGATTGCAATGTATAGTTATTAATTTCATAGTCTTGTAACATATCGATCCCCTCCTGACCTCATTGTTGCCAGGGTCGGAGGGGTTTATTCACCAATCTCGCAAAATATCATTCGATCTTTCCCATTTAGATCTTTCCTTACAGAAACCCTTGCTTTCGGAAATGATTTTTGGAATAAACTACTCACCGCTTTCCCTTGCAGATAGCCGATTTCTACGGCGATCAAAGCGGGTTTATTCATAAGTGGAGGCAGGCTTTTTGCAAGTTTTTTATAGAAGTAAAGGCCGTCATCATCTGCAAAAAGCGCAGTATGAGGTTCGAAATCAAGCACGGTCCGAGACATCTCTTTCGACTCTTCCAAAGTGATATATGGAGGATTCGACACGACGACATCCCATTTTTCTTGCGCAATCGGTTCGGTCATATTGCCGAGTCGGAATTCAATTTCAACTTCGTTGTGCTCAGCATTGCGCTTTGCGACTTCGATTGCCGGCTCACTGATGTCGGTTGCTACGACGAACGCATCCGGCCATTCTTTTTTGATGGCAATCGCGATAGCGCCACTCCCGGTACCGATATCTGCCACACGTCCATCTTCAGGGAAGAGTTCGCGGCATCGTTCAAGTACGCCGAAAACGAGCTCCTCCGTTTCGGGTCTTGGGATGAGCACGTTTTTATTGACCTCGATCGATAGTCCGTAGAATTGTTCTGTGCCGATAATATGCTGGACGGGCTTGCCTTTTAGTAATTGTTCGGTTTTATTCCAGAAATCGGTCTTCTGTTCGGGTGTCAACGATTCGCGTAAATCAGCAAGTAATGTCGCACCCGATTTTCCGGTTACATGCTCCATCAATAGATGTACGGCGTGTGAATCGAGATCTTTCGACTCAAGAAGTGACTTCGCCTTGTTTAATGCTTCGTGGATTTTTTCAGTCATCGGAATCCAAGCTTTCTAATCTTCTTGCCTGATCTTCAAGGATGAGTGCATCGATCACTTCATCCAACTTCCCTTCGATGATTTGGTCGAGTTTTTGGATTGTCAGGCCGATTCTGTGATCTGTCACCCGGTTTTGCGGGAAGTTGTAAGTACGGATCCGCTCCGAACGGTCGCCTGTCCCTACTGCCGATTTCCGCTTTTCGTCGTATTCGGCTTGTGCTTCTTGCATGAATTTATCGTAGATGCGGGCGCGCAAGACTTTCATCGCCTTCTCTTTGTTTTTGATTTGCGATTTTTCATCCTGGCATGAAACAGTGATGCCTGTCGGTAAATGTGTGAGGCGGACAGCGGACATTGTCGTGTTGACGGATTGTCCGCCGGGGCCTGATGATGCGAATGTATCCGTTCGGATGTCCTTTTCGTGGATGTCGATTTCGACCTCTTCTGCTTCGGGAAGGACAGCAACAGTAGATGTCGATGTATGGATACGGCCACCAGATTCGGTTTCAGGCACACGTTGCACGCGATGCGCCCCGTTTTCGAATTTCAATTTTGAATAAGCGCCATGGCCGTTGATCATGAAAATGATTTCCTTGAATCCGCCAAGCTCTGTTGGCGAGGAGTCCATCACTTCCACTTTCCAATGGTTCATCTCGGCGAAACGGCTGTACATTCTGTATAGGTTGCCCGCAAACAGTGCAGCCTCGTCTCCGCCCGCAGCACCACGGATTTCCATGATGACGTTCTTGTCGTCATTCGGGTCTTTCGGGACTAATAGGAGCTTCAGCTTCCCTTCGAGTTCTTCTATTTGATCGCTCAATTCGGCGATTTCCATTTTGACGAGCTCTTTCATTTCATCATCGAGTGGATCCTCTAACATTTGTTTTGCATTATTGTATTCTGTTGTCGCGTTTTTGTACTCGCGGTATGCGTCGACTGTATCTTGCAGGTCGGATTGTTCCTTGGAGTAGGTCCGTAATTTGGTCATGTCACTTACGATATCCGGATCGCTGAGCAATTCATTCAGCCGGTCATATCGATCTTCAACAGCTTGCAGCCTTTCGAACATAGTTTGTACACCTCTTATTTTTCAAGTCTTTTCGTATGTTTATTGTACGGGAAAAAGGCTTTGAAATACAGTAAAAAACTGGTGCAAACAAAAAGCGTAAGGTGCCCGCCCCGATTGGATGACAGGCACCTCATTTATTTCAAATCAAATGGGGTGAATCGGTCTTTGTATTTTTTAGCTGTTCTAAGTTCGATTGTTAGTGCACCGTTTCCGTAGATTGCTTTGATGAGTATCGGGGCGTCGGTTGTGTTTTGGAATCTGAAATCCAGTCCCCCGTAGGATACTGTTGCGTCCCGTCCTTTTGGCACATATCCAATTTCACGTGAATGATGATGACGCTCGAGGATTTTGAGGGAGACTTGGTCGAGTGCATTAAATAATGTGGAGGATGTCTGGCAAACTCCTCCCCCGATTCCCATGACGAGTTCGCCGCTGATGATTTCAGGTGCGGGTTGGTAGCCGCTCACTTCGTCACGTGGTCCGACAACGGTATTGAATGAAAAATGGTCACCGCTTCCGACGATTGTATTGTTGATGGATTTCGCGGAGAGTTCTATATTTTTATTCCGATTCGGATCCGCTTTAAAATAAGTCGTATAGGAAGCGATTGTAACTTCGTTCAAATGAGGGATGTCTGCTTGATCGTACCCAGTTTCCGTCACTGTGATCGGGAGTACAACTTTGCCTCCGACTGCGGAAGCCGCCATGATCCGCTCGACCAACTCTTTTTCATCAAGAAGGATTAACGGGCTTCCTTTTATGACATTGCCCTGTTCATCCAATCTATCAAGGTTCATCCGCCTGTCATATCCGGGGTTTTCCCGGGTTCCCCTCGCAAGGGTTTTTGCAAGCTTTTCAATATCTTTTTTGTATGTTTCTTTATCCAATTCATATCCTTGTTCATATGGGGCAATCGTATGGATGACTTCAGAAGTGTTCGGGTCGATTAACGCTACATTGCCCGGTTCTCTTTCAAATGTGTAGCTGTATATCTTTTTCGGCTCTGGCATTTCGGCTGATGCAATAGGTGATTCTTCGGTGACGTTTTTTTGACAGCCTGTTAGGCCAATTGAAAAGAGAAGAATAAATGCAGTTATCCACTTTTTCAAAGCTATCTCCCGCCTTTCACATTGAATAATCTATTCAAGGCTTTGGATTAGTGTGTTGGTTTTGAGTGGAATTATGAATAAAATTAAAAAGACAACATGGTTTGTCCATGTTGTCCTGTGCATTTTATTCTACTGATACGTTTGCTGTCATTCCGTTCGGCACTTCGTGATGCTTACGACAGCGCGCTTCGTACGCTTCCGATGCGGCTACAAGGATGATAGGATCGTCATAGCCGGCAGGTTCTCCATTGATAAGTCTTTGAGTTCTGCTTGCGGGTGAGCCACAAACGGTGCAGACGGCTTGAAGTTTTGTGACGTTTTCTGCGACTGCCATAAGTTGCGGCATCGGGCCGAATGGTTCGCCGCGGAAGTCTTGGTCAAGGCCAGCGATGATGACGCGGAATCCGCGATCCGCTAAATCAATGACGACGTCGACTAATTTATCGTCAAAAAATTGGGCTTCATCTATTGCGATGATATCGTATTCGTCTTTTACGAATTGTTCGATTTGAGTGGAATTCGCGATAGGAGTTGCGATGACGGTTGTACCGTTATGGCTGACAACAGCTTCTTCGCTGTATCGATCATCGATTTCAGGTTTGAATACCGCGATTTTCTGTTTGGCAAATTGCGCGCGGCGCACGCGGCGAATGAGTTCCTCCGATTTTCCTGAGAACATGCTTCCACAGATTACTTCGATCCAGCCGCCTTGCATTGTTACGTACATATTGGTTCCCCTTTCAGTTCTTCGCTCTATGTAAAGTGCTTTTGTTTTGATTGGAATGTCGAATGTTAATCATACAATAAATTTGAATGGAATTGACGTCTTTTATTTCTTGTTGGAATGTGTTATAGAAATTTTTGAGCGTGGGAGTGTGGCTTGCTTGAGCGCGAAGGTGATTTGTTTGAGCGCGATTTGAGAATGTTGAGCGCATGGGTGATTTCTTGAGCGCGATTCGAGAATCTTGAGCGCGAGAGTGACTTGCTTGAGCGCGATTCGAGAATGTTGAGCGCGAGAGTGATTTCTTGAGCGCGATTCGGGAATCTTGAGCGCATGAGCGATTTCTTGAGCGCGATTTGAGCATCTTGAGCGCATGAGCGATTTCTTGAGCGCGATTCGGGAATGTTGAGCGCATGAGCGATTTCTTGAGCGCGATTTGAGAATGTTGAGCGCATGGGTGATTTCTTGAGCGCGAGAGTGATTTCTTGAGCGCGATTTGAGAATCTTGAGCGCATGAGTGATTTCTTGAGCGCGATTCGGGAATCTTGAGCGCATGAGCGATTTCTTGAGCGCGATTTGGGAATCTTGAGCGCATGAGCGATTTCTTGAGCGCGATTCGGGAATCTTGAGCGCATGAGCGATTTCTTGAGCGCGATTCGGGAATCTTGAGCGCGAGAGTGATTTCTTGAGCGCGATTCGAGAATCTTGAGCGCTGGTGTGGCTTTCTAGAGCACGATTTCAATATAAAACCCGGCAGATGTGGATCCGCCGGGTTGGATGAGTCTTATTCTTGTCCTTCTTCTTTGAAGCCGTATTTCTTGTTGAAGCGGTCGATACGTCCGTCCGCTGCAGCGAATTTTTGGCGTCCAGTGTAGAATGGATGGCATTCTGAACATACTTCTACGCGAATGTCCTCTTTTACAGAACCTGTTTCGAATGTGTTACCACATGAACAAGTAACTTTTGCAAGTTTGTAATTTGGATGAATTCCTGCTCTCATCGGTCTCTCTCCTCTCGCCCTGAACCATCTGGAACAGAGTATTATTGTAGGTCTTGCATAAGACTGATGCCTTACACGGTCCGTGTATGTCAACCGCATATGCAGCAGATGTGGTTTAACCACTTAAAGAGTATAACAAATTTATTCTGACATTGCAACAACAATGCAGAAAAACGTTGCTTTACGTTTCAGGCGGACGCTTTCCGCGGGCACGGCTTCAATCAACGGAACTACCGATTACTTAGTGAACGTTATAACAATCCTTTTCCATTTCGGTGGGCTTTCATTTCTTCGTTTAGTTTTTCGAAGAATTCTTCGTTGGATTTGGATTGGCGCAGTTTTTTCAGGAAGCGTTCTGCGAAATCGGATGCGTCGGAAAACGTTTTTCGGATGGCCCATAGTTTTTCGAGCTGGCTGCTTGGGATGAGCAGTTCTTCTTTTCTTGTTCCCGAGCGACGGATGTCGAGTGCTGGGAAGATTCGACGTTCTGCGAGGCTCCGGTCGAGATGGAGTTCCATGTTACCGGTTCCTTTGAATTCTTCGTAGATGACTTCGTCCATTCTTGAGCCCGTGTCGATTAGGGCAGTGGCAAGGATTGTTAGGCTGCCGCCTTCTTCAAGGTTACGTGCTGCGCCGAAGAAGCGTTTCGGGCGGTGGAATGCCGCAGGGTCAATACCACCGGAAAGTGTACGGCCGCTTGGTGGAATGACAAGGTTATATGCACGTGCGAGACGAGTGATTGAATCCATTAGGATGACGACGTCTCGTTTATGTTCGACAAGGCGCATGGCGCGTTCAAGGACGAGTTCGGCGACTTTGACGTGGTTTTCAGGGACTTCGTCGAATGTGGAACTGACGACGTCTGCATCGACGGAACGTTCGATGTCGGTTACTTCCTCTGGTCGTTCGTCGATTAATAGGACGATCAATTCAGTTTCGGGATGGTTCGTCGTGATGGCGTTTGCAATTTCTTTCAACAGCATTGTTTTACCGGCCTTTGGTGGTGCAACGATTAGTCCGCGTTGTCCGAAGCCTACTGGAGAAACGAGGTCCATGATCCGTGTTGATAGTTTCGTTGGTGTTGTTTCGAGACGGATGTGGCGGTCCGGGTATAACGGAGTTAGTGCCGGGAAGTGGACGCGTTCGCGTGCAACTTCAGGGTCTTCGCCGTTGACGGCTTCTACTTGAAGGAGTCCGTAATAGCGTTCGTTTTCTTTTGGTGGTCGTACTTTTCCTGTTACTTTATCGCCATTTCGCAAGTCGAATCGTCTGATTTGGGATGCGGAGATGTAGATGTCTTCGGAACTTGGCGAGTAGTTGATTGGGCGAAGGAAGCCGTAGCCTTCTGATTGGATGATTTCGAGTACGCCTTCCATGAAGAAGAATCCTTCTTGTTCGGCTCTGGATTTAAGGATTGAAAAGATTAGTTCTTTTTTTGTTAGTTTGCTGTAATAGGATATTTTGTATTGTCTTGCAAGCTCGTATAGCTCTTTTAGCGTCATATTTTCTAAACTGCTAATTGTTAGAATCGACATAGTTCATTCAGCACCACTCTTTATTTGATTTTAGTTTTTGAGGTTGTTTTTTCAGGTAGGAAATCAATGAATAGAAGGATGCCCGGCTAGTGCCGGGCTATGAGGCTTACTATTTTTGATTTTATTAATAATAATAAATTAGTCTTGCATGACTAGGTTAGGTTTTTTCTTTAGGCTGTGGCGTCCTTCTACGAAGCGGATTGTGCCGGATTTGGAACGCATGACGAGTGAGTGGGTTTCGCTGAAGCCGCCTTTGAATTGGACTCCGCGTAATAGTTCACCGTCGGTTACGCCTGTTGCTGCGAAGATGGCGTCGTCTCCTTTTACAAGGTCGTCCATGTAGAGTACTTTTGTTACGTCGATGCCCATTTTTTCACAGCGTTCGCGTTCTTCGTCGTTTGAAGGGATAAGTCGTCCTTGGATTTCTCCGCCGAGGCATTTTAGTCCAACAGCGGCGATTACGCCTTCGGGGGCACCGCCGATTCCGAACATAATATCGACGCCTGTGTTGTCGAATGCCGTGTTAATGGCACCTGCCACGTCACCGTCGTCAATAAGTTTGATGCGTGCGCCTGCTGCTCTGATTTCTTCGATTATTTTCGCATGACGTTCACGGTTGAGGACAGTTGCCACAACTTCATCTATCGATTTGTTTTTAGCTTTAGCGACAGCATGGAGGTTTTCTGTTACGGTTGCATCGATGCTGATTTTGCCAACGGCTTCAGGTCCGACTGCAATTTTATCCATGTACATATCAGGTGCGTTTAGAAGGTTTCCTCTGTCAGCGATCGCGATGACTGCAAGTGCATTCCAGCCCCCTGATGCGACGATGTTCGTTCCTTCCACCGGATCGACAGCGACGTCAACTTCAGGTCCTTGGCCAGTTCCAAGCTCCTCACCGATGTAAAGCATTGGTGCTTCGTCCATTTCGCCTTCCCCGATAACAACGACTCCCTGCATTGGAATCGTGTCGAACACAGTGCGCATCGCTTCTGTCGCGGCATCATCCGCTTCGTTTTTCAAACCGCGTCCCATCCAGCGTGCTGCTGAAACTGCCGCCGCCTCTGTTACACGTACTAATTCCATCGATAAACTGCGTTCCATTATGATTGTTCCTCCCGTAATACGCTTTTCAATTGTAAAGCTGTATGATTTCTTACTGCCATTATAACATACCTTGGAAATTACATTTCCCATTATTTCGGTCTACTTGTTATTTTATTCTCGAACCTTCGCTTTTTCAGGCACATTCTCCTTACGGATGTCGGCGCCGATTCCACGAAGTTTTTCAATCAGTGAGCTGTATCCGCGTTCGATATGTTGAATTTCCTGAATTTCGGTCTCGCCTTCCGCCAATAATCCGGCGATGACGAGGGCTGCGCCAGCTCTCAAATCTGAAGCCCGGACAGTCGCGGCTTGCAAAGGTGTAGGTCCTGATAAAATGACCGATTGGCCTTCCACTTTTCCTTCGGCATTCATCCTGCGTAGTTCGTCAATCTGTTTGAATCGTGCGGAATAGATTGTATCCGTTATGACAGATGTGCCGGTCGCTTGTGATAATAGCACTGAGAATGGTTGTTGAAGATCTGTCGGGAATCCCGGATATACAAGGGTTTTTACATCGACTGCATTCAAATTCCTCGTTTTCGGAATGAATATATGCTCTTCCCTTTCTTCGACTTGAACACCCATTTCTCGGAGTTTCGCCGTCAAAGCTTCAACGTGGAAAGGGATTACGTTATCGATCAGAACACCGTCTCCCGCAGCCGCTGCCATGATCATGAATGTCCCCGCCTCGATTCGATCGGGAATGATGGTATGATTCGTTCCGTGAAGTCTATCGACTCCCTCGATTCGGATGACATTTGTGCCGGCGCCTTTAATGTTGGCGCCCATATTTGAAAGTAATGTTGCAACATCTATGATTTCAGGTTCTTTGGCAGCATTTTCGATAATTGTTCGGCCTTTTGCCCGGACAGCAGCAAGCATGATATTGATTGTCGCGCCGACGCTGACGACGTCCAAGTAGATTTTAGCGCCATGTAATTCATCTGCACGAAGGTAGATGGCTCCGTGTTCATTTGTCACTTTTGCACCTAATGCTTCGAAGCCTTTAATATGCTGGTCGATTGGACGAGGTCCTAAATGGCAGCCGCCGGGCAGTCCAATTGCCGCCTTTTTGAATCGGCCTAACATTGCCCCCATCAGATAGTAGGATGCTCTCAACTTTTTGACATTTCCGTTCGGTAGTGGCATTGCAACCATTTCAGATGGATCAATCGTCATTCTTCCTGATGAGAAATCCACTTTTCCACCAATATCTTCAAGAAGCGCTTGCAGTGTTAAGACGTCCGAGATTTCCGGAAGACCTTCAATCGTGACAGGTGAATCCGCCAAGATAGACGCCGGTATTAATGCAACGGCACTGTTCTTCGCTCCGCTCACTTTTATCGTTCCTTGTAAAGGTTTGCCGCCTCTTATTTTATAAACGTCCATTTCAGTCTCCTTTGGCGTTTCACTTGTTCTTTCTTGCTTCCCAATCGTTTAAGAATTGCTGAATGCCTTGGTCTGTCAACGGGTGGTTGAATAATTGTTTGAGTACTTTGAATGGGGTTGTTGCAATATGCGCCCCGGCGAGTGCTGCATCTGTAATATGCTGCGGACCGCGGATTGAGGCTGCGATGATTTGCGTGTCCAGGTCATGGATTGTGAAGATGTCCGCAATTGTGCTGATTAATTGAATTCCTTCTTGACCGATATCGTCAAGTCTTCCAAGGAACGGGGATACGTATGTGGCTCCAGCGCGTGCGGCAAGCAGGGCTTGGTTGGCACTGAAAATGAGGGTCACGTTTGTTTTTATGCCTTCTTGAGCGAAAACGGAGCACGCTTTTAGGCCTTCAGGTGTCATTGGAAGTTTGACTGTGATATTTGGTGCGATTTTTGCGAGTTCGCGACCTTCTTGGATCATTCCTTCTGCATCAAGGGCGATGACTTCTGCGCTGACTGAGCCTGATACGAGGGACGTGATTTCGCGAAGGCGGTCGTGGAATGATATGTTTTCTTTTGCGACTAATGATGGGTTTGTTGTTACGCCTGATAGGATTCCCCAGCTATGTGCTTCTTTGATTTCTTCGAAGTTTGCTGTGTCGATGAAAAATTGCATGGTGTTAGTTCCTCCTTTATGAATGGAAAAGAAGGAGAATGCATCTGGGTGATGATTCTCCTTTTTATCGAAAGTTAATACTGTTGATTTCCGCTTCAGGCGGACGCTTTCCAGGGGGCACGGCTTCAGCCACTTCCCTCGCGCAAGTGCTCGCAACGCTACGCTTTTGCTCGCAAAAGCCGTTCTTCGTTACGGCTTTCGCTCAGTCCAGGGTCTTCAGCTCGTGCTGATCCTCTCAGAGTCGCCGCCTTCCGCTCCAATCAACAAAATCACCTAATACTTCGTAATTATATTTATTAATAATTATGCTCTACCTGAACTTCCGAATTCGCGCATTTTGCCTTTTACGGTGTTTTTGATGGCTTCGCGCATTGGTGCCAAGTATTTGCGTGGGTCGTAGACGTTTGCGTCGTTGTTTAGTGTTTCGCGTACTGCTTTTGTTCCTTCGATTTGGTTCTCGGTGTTGACGTTAATTTTCGCTGTACCGAGGGAGATGGAACGTTGGATGTCTTTTAATGGGATGCCTGTTCCGCCGTGAAGGACGAGTGGTAGGTCGGATTGGCTTGAGATGATTTCCATTTCTTCGAATCCAAGGTTCGGTTCGCCTTTGTATGGTCCGTGGACGGATCCAAGTGCAGGTGCGAGGCAGTCGATGCCTGTTGCGTCGACCAGTTCTTTACATTCTGCAGGGTCTGCGTAGATGACTCCGTCTGCGACTACATCGTCTTCTTGCCCGCCAACGACTCCAAGTTCGGCTTCAACGGATACGTTTCTTGCATGCGCGTACTCGACTACTTGTTTTGTGATTTCAATGTTTTCTGAGAGCGGTTTTGAAGATGCATCGATCATGACTGATGTGAAGCCTGCGTCAATCGCTTCTTTACACTTTTCGAAGCTTGAACCGTGGTCGAGATGGATTGCGACTGGAACAGTGATATTATAATCATGCATCAAGCCTTTTACCATGTTGACAACTGTTGTGAAACCGCCCATATAGCGTGCCGCTCCTTCGGATACACCAAGGATTACGGGTGATTTTTCTTCCTCTGCCGCTTGCAAGATTGCTTGCGTATATTCAAGGTTGTTCAAGTTGAACTGACCGATTGCATATCCTTCTTTTTTACCTTTAATCATCATTTCTTTCATTGAAACAAGTGCCATGTAGTATCCTCCTCCGAGTTGTGGGATGAATTTATTGAATGATACGTTATTTACCTCTTTTATCATAACAAAAACAGACAGTATTTACTACTGTCTGGGTTGTTCATGGACTTGATGCTTTCTGCGGTTGTATGTGGGTTGTTTTCGTATGAAGTGTTTTGAACTGAAGGTCTCGTTTTTATTAGAAGATTACTTCTTGTTTAAGATAACATCCATGACTGCGTCTCGTACTTCGTATATATTAAAAGGTTTTGTAATATATTTTTCAGCTCCGTTATTAAGCGCCTGTTCTGTCAATTCGATTTCCCCATAAGCTGTCATCATGAACACTGGTATGTACGGGCTTTCCTTTTTTATTCGTTTCAGCACTTCAACGCCGTCGATTCCCGGCATTTTCATATCCAATAGGACACAGTCGGGTTTTCTCTCTCTTACGGAACGGAGTGCTTCTGCCCCATTAGAAGCTAATCTTGTTTCCAACCCCTCTTTTCTAAAAACCTCACTTAGTAATAACCGTATTCCCGGCTGGTCGTCCACAATCAGTAAGTTCTTCAATAACGCTCACCCCTTTAAAATGATTGACTCAATTCATACTATTCAACAAACAATGCGGAACTCCTTCTTTCTTTAACAAGTATTTGAAATATATTTTTTCTATATAGATAACTTGGTTTTATTGGGCAGAAAAAATATAATGAAAACGAGGTGGAAAACATGAAAATATTAACGACACAGATCAGCGGGCTGTTGCAGCGTGTTAGCTCGAATAATGAAGAGGCCGTTGAGGAGACAGCCCGATTGTTAGCGCAGGCTACAATTGGAGAGGGACGAGTCATCTTTATGGGCTTTGATGAAATGGCAGCGATGGGAATAAATGCAAAGTTTGGTGCTGAACCGTTCAAAGGGGCCGTTCAATATGTAGAGGGAATGGAAATCCATTCTACCGACCGAGTTTGGATTTTCACTCGTACCGCTTGTGACGAGCGGGCACTTGACATGGCAAGGATGCTTGCAGAGAAATTCATTCCTTTCGCGGTTGTTGCGGGGGAAAAACATGGTGATGATAATGAGTTGGCGGATCTTGCGTATACGTATATGTCGACTGGCGTGGTGAGAGGGATTTTGCCGGGGAATGATGGTGAGAGAATTGTCAAACCTCATTTGATGGCGGCGTTGTTTTTGTATGAGGCTGTGAAGATGGTGTATGATGAGATGATTTTTGAGGATTGATTGGAGAGAGACGGCGGATTTATGCGTGAGTTCGGGGATTTATGCGTGTTTGCCGCGAGTTATGCGTAAGTTTTAGGATTTATGCGTTTTTGGGTGAATTTATGCGTATTTGTAAGGATTTATGCTTCTTTCGGTGGTTTTATGCGTGTTTGATGAATAATAAATAAACAGGTGGAGGGAGTTGGTCCCTTCACCTGTTTTTGGATTATGCTTCTTGGTGTTTGAGTGCTGCGCGAATGAATTCGCGGATTAGCGGTTGTGGGCGTTGTGGGCGTGATGCGAATTCTGGGTGGAATTGAGTTCCCATGAAGAATGGGTGGTCCTTCAACTCGATGATTTCCACGAGATGTCCATCTGGGCTTTCGCCTGCCACGATCATGCCGGCTCTTTCGAATTGTTCGCGATAGATATTGTTGAATTCGTAACGATGGCGGTGGCGTTCGTAGACTAATTCGTCGTTGTACGCTTCTTGCGCTTTCGTTCCTTCCTTCAATTTGCATGGATGTGCGCCAAGACGCATGTCGCCGCTTGGTTGGTCGATATCTGTACGATCTTCGAAGTCGCGGTTGTTTTCGATGATTGCGTTTTCTGTTTCGTTGTCAAATTCTGCCGAGTGAGCGTCTTTTATCCCAAGAACGTCTCGAGCGAATTCGACTGCAGCAAGCTGCATGCCAAGGCCTACTCCGAAGAATGGAACGCCGTTTTCACGTGCATAGCGGACAGCTTCGATTTTGCCATCGATTCCGCGGTCGCCGAAGCCGCCTGGTACGAAGATGCCATCAGCTTCTTTCAATGTTTCAGCGACGTTTTCTGTTGTCACTTCTTCAGAATTGATCCAATCAAATTCGATGTCAGTATCGAATTCATAGCCTGCATGACGGAATGCCTCTACCGCAGAAATGTAGGCATCTTGCAGCTCGACGTATTTGC contains:
- a CDS encoding UDP-N-acetylglucosamine 1-carboxyvinyltransferase, with the translated sequence MDVYKIRGGKPLQGTIKVSGAKNSAVALIPASILADSPVTIEGLPEISDVLTLQALLEDIGGKVDFSSGRMTIDPSEMVAMPLPNGNVKKLRASYYLMGAMLGRFKKAAIGLPGGCHLGPRPIDQHIKGFEALGAKVTNEHGAIYLRADELHGAKIYLDVVSVGATINIMLAAVRAKGRTIIENAAKEPEIIDVATLLSNMGANIKGAGTNVIRIEGVDRLHGTNHTIIPDRIEAGTFMIMAAAAGDGVLIDNVIPFHVEALTAKLREMGVQVEEREEHIFIPKTRNLNAVDVKTLVYPGFPTDLQQPFSVLLSQATGTSVITDTIYSARFKQIDELRRMNAEGKVEGQSVILSGPTPLQAATVRASDLRAGAALVIAGLLAEGETEIQEIQHIERGYSSLIEKLRGIGADIRKENVPEKAKVRE
- the fsa gene encoding fructose-6-phosphate aldolase codes for the protein MQFFIDTANFEEIKEAHSWGILSGVTTNPSLVAKENISFHDRLREITSLVSGSVSAEVIALDAEGMIQEGRELAKIAPNITVKLPMTPEGLKACSVFAQEGIKTNVTLIFSANQALLAARAGATYVSPFLGRLDDIGQEGIQLISTIADIFTIHDLDTQIIAASIRGPQHITDAALAGAHIATTPFKVLKQLFNHPLTDQGIQQFLNDWEARKNK
- a CDS encoding response regulator, whose amino-acid sequence is MKNLLIVDDQPGIRLLLSEVFRKEGLETRLASNGAEALRSVRERKPDCVLLDMKMPGIDGVEVLKRIKKESPYIPVFMMTAYGEIELTEQALNNGAEKYITKPFNIYEVRDAVMDVILNKK
- a CDS encoding DUF2529 family protein, producing the protein MKILTTQISGLLQRVSSNNEEAVEETARLLAQATIGEGRVIFMGFDEMAAMGINAKFGAEPFKGAVQYVEGMEIHSTDRVWIFTRTACDERALDMARMLAEKFIPFAVVAGEKHGDDNELADLAYTYMSTGVVRGILPGNDGERIVKPHLMAALFLYEAVKMVYDEMIFED
- a CDS encoding class II fructose-bisphosphate aldolase; amino-acid sequence: MALVSMKEMMIKGKKEGYAIGQFNLNNLEYTQAILQAAEEEKSPVILGVSEGAARYMGGFTTVVNMVKGLMHDYNITVPVAIHLDHGSSFEKCKEAIDAGFTSVMIDASSKPLSENIEITKQVVEYAHARNVSVEAELGVVGGQEDDVVADGVIYADPAECKELVDATGIDCLAPALGSVHGPYKGEPNLGFEEMEIISSQSDLPLVLHGGTGIPLKDIQRSISLGTAKINVNTENQIEGTKAVRETLNNDANVYDPRKYLAPMREAIKNTVKGKMREFGSSGRA